One region of Chryseobacterium sp. SORGH_AS_0447 genomic DNA includes:
- a CDS encoding thioesterase family protein — translation MQSKENILTCTEEVRVRFNETDPLGIVWHGHYIVYFEDGREAFGRQHGLTYLDIQKAGFVTPIVKSTCEHFLPLKYGETFRIVTTFVNSVSAKLIYRYELFNQEGKLVCSGETIQVFLDSDNNLCLYNPEFFQAWKDKVGL, via the coding sequence ATGCAGTCTAAAGAAAATATATTGACGTGTACCGAAGAGGTACGGGTAAGATTTAATGAAACCGATCCGTTGGGAATTGTCTGGCACGGCCATTACATTGTCTATTTCGAAGACGGAAGAGAAGCCTTCGGAAGACAGCACGGCTTAACGTACCTTGATATTCAAAAAGCAGGTTTTGTAACCCCGATCGTTAAAAGTACCTGCGAACATTTTCTTCCTTTGAAATACGGGGAAACATTCAGGATTGTTACGACATTCGTGAATTCGGTTTCTGCCAAGTTAATTTACCGGTACGAACTTTTTAACCAGGAAGGCAAGCTGGTGTGTTCCGGAGAAACCATCCAGGTTTTTTTAGATTCCGATAACAATTTATGCCTGTACAATCCGGAATTTTTTCAGGCCTGGAAAGACAAAGTGGGATTATGA